Proteins found in one Kluyveromyces marxianus DMKU3-1042 DNA, complete genome, chromosome 2 genomic segment:
- the CIT2 gene encoding citrate (Si)-synthase CIT2, translating to MLSTRNALARGLLRGSNNGLQSKKLLLQLVAARCYSNGEKTLKQRFAEIFPEKAEEIKKLKKEHGKTVIGEVLLEQAYGGMRGIKGLVWEGSVLDPEEGIRFRGRTIPDIQKELPKAADGDEPLPEAIFWLLLTGEVPTESQVKALSADLASRSELPQHVEQLLDSLPKNLHPMAQFSIAVTALESESKFAKAYAQGVSKKDYWNYTFEDSLDLLGKLPVIASKIYRNVFKDGKVAAIDGNADYGKNLAHLLGFQNKEFVDLMRLYLTIHSDHEGGNVSAHTTHLVGSALSSPYLSLAAGLNGLAGPLHGRANQEVLEWLFKLREEVKGDYSKETIEKYLWDTLNSGRVVPGYGHAVLRKTDPRYTAQREFALKHFPDYELFKLVSTIYEVAPKVLTKHGKTKNPWPNVDSHSGVLLQYYGLTEASFYTVLFGVSRAFGVLPQLIIDRAVGQPIERPKSFSTEKYIELVNSIKSKGGVQ from the coding sequence ATGCTATCTACTAGAAACGCTCTAGCACGCGGATTGTTGCGTGGATCCAACAACGGCTTGCAAAGcaagaagttgttgttgcagCTTGTTGCTGCACGTTGTTACAGCAATGGGGAAAAGACTTTGAAGCAAAGGTTTGCTGAGATTTTCCCAGAAAAGGCTGAGgaaatcaagaagttgaagaaggaacaCGGTAAGACCGTGATTGGTGAAGTGTTGTTGGAACAAGCATACGGTGGTATGCGTGGTATCAAGGGTCTTGTTTGGGAAGGTTCTGTTTTGGACCCAGAAGAAGGTATCAGATTCAGAGGCCGTACCATTCCAGACATCCAAAAGGAGTTGCCAAAGGCAGCTGATGGTGATGAGCCATTGCCAGAAGCTATcttttggttgttgttgaccGGTGAAGTGCCAACTGAGAGCCAAGTGAAGGCATTGTCCGCTGATTTGGCTTCCAGATCTGAGTTGCCTCAACACGTTGAGCAATTGTTGGACAGCTTGCCAAAGAACTTGCATCCAATGGCGCAATTTTCCATTGCTGTTACTGCTTTGGAGTCTGAGTCCAAGTTTGCCAAGGCTTACGCTCAAGGTGTTTCCAAGAAGGACTACTGGAACTACACTTTCGAGGACTCTCTCGATCTATTGGGTAAGTTGCCAGTGATTGCTTCCAAGATCTACCGTAACGTGTTCAAGGACGGTAAGGTGGCTGCCATCGACGGCAACGCCGACTACGGTAAGAACTTGGCCCACCTATTGGGTTTCCAAAACAAGGAATTCGTGGACTTGATGAGATTGTACTTGACGATCCACTCCGACCACGAAGGTGGTAACGTGTCTGCACACACCACTCACTTGGTTGGTTCAGCATTGTCGTCTCCATACTTGTCGTTGGCCGCTGGTTTGAACGGGTTGGCTGGTCCATTACACGGTCGTGCAAACCAAGAAGTGTTGGAATGGTTGTTCAAGTTGAGAGAGGAAGTCAAGGGTGACTACTCCAAGGAAACCATCGAAAAGTACTTGTGGGACACTTTGAACTCCGGTAGAGTCGTTCCAGGTTACGGTCACGCCGTCCTAAGAAAGACCGACCCTCGTTACACCGCCCAACGTGAGTTTGCCCTAAAGCACTTCCCAGACTACGAGTTGTTCAAGTTGGTCTCCACCATCTACGAAGTTGCTCCAAAGGTCTTGACCAAGCACGGTAAGACCAAGAACCCATGGCCAAATGTCGACTCCCACTCCGGTGTCCTATTACAATACTACGGTCTAACCGAAGCCTCCTTCTACACCGTCTTGTTCGGTGTCTCAAGAGCCTTTGGTGTCTTGCCTCAATTGATCATCGACAGAGCCGTTGGTCAACCAATCGAAAGACCAAAGTCCTTCTCCACCGAAAAGTACATCGAGCTAGTCAACTCCATCAAGAGCAAGGGCGGTGTCCAATAG
- the YCP4 gene encoding flavodoxin-like fold family protein, giving the protein MVKVAIITYSMYGHINSLAEKVKEGVEKAGGKATIFRVEETLPAEILESLSAPPKADYPIATLQTLEEYDAFLFGIPTRLGTIPSQWSAFWDSTGGLWQKGALYGKPAGIFVSTGSCGGGQETTVKNSLSYLVHHGMVFVPLGYKNAFAELSNVEEIHGGSAWGAGVIASSDGSRAASDLELKVAEVQGSTFYETAKKLVKKSSKPAAADGAAATEKPAAGASKPAARKTEKPAAKESKKDSCCTIM; this is encoded by the coding sequence ATGGTGAAGGTTGCTATTATTACATACTCGATGTATGGACACATCAATTCCTTGGCTGAAAAGGTCAAGGAAGGTGTGGAAAAGGCTGGTGGTAAGGCTACAATTTTCAGAGTTGAAGAGACTTTGCCAGCTGAAATTTTGGAGTCGCTTTCAGCTCCTCCAAAGGCTGATTATCCAATTGCAACTCTGCAAACTTTGGAGGAATATGATGCTTTCTTGTTTGGTATTCCAACAAGACTTGGTACGATTCCTTCGCAATGGAGTGCTTTCTGGGATTCTACCGGTGGTCTATGGCAAAAGGGTGCATTGTACGGTAAGCCAGCCGGTATTTTTGTTAGTACTGGTTCATGCGGTGGTGGACAAGAAACTACTGTGAAGAACTCATTGTCGTACTTGGTGCACCACGGTATGGTTTTCGTGCCATTGGGTTACAAGAATGCGTTTGCTGAGTTGTCTAATGTGGAGGAAATCCACGGTGGTTCTGCTTGGGGTGCCGGTGTGattgcttcttctgatgGTTCTAGAGCAGCTTCTGATTTGGAATTGAAGGTTGCTGAGGTGCAAGGGTCTACTTTCTACGAGACTGCCAAGAAGCTTGTCAAGAAGTCGTCCAAGCCAGCTGCCGCCGatggtgctgctgctactgaAAAGCCAGCCGCTGGTGCTTCCAAGCCAGCTGCTAGAAAGACCGAGAAGCCAGCTGCCAAGGAATCCAAGAAGGACTCTTGTTGTACTATTATGTGA
- a CDS encoding jmjC superfamily family gives MTTSHQQVKRPRKIPNYRIPPFTSAPTHPLGVKPSGNALIESASQKDIKNTSKKLLGNLSVLPEDLLIELISYIDDPKDLQSLGSCSRILYAYTYDEELWRKIYTKEYLRLENELENPDQERISPFGCSEWKGSWRKTLLKLDEEALIQCNNLIFSDTLYRPYQCSKIDYQELFKKVIEFEKSSYDLGTTLNPEFGVPRFQEDDFSISTFHQEYIQKPFILQNQNAKNDDGTPRWPRWTLDDLLKRFPHELFRQEAVKWDLSLYARYFKANRDESPLYLFDCNSSAIKVISKEYKPPAIYQDDYFKLFQENGVKCRPDHRWLIAGPARSGSTFHKDPNHTSAWNTGLCGMKLWVMLPPGENPPGVMTDKEEEEVTSPVGIAEWIISGYYNDAVRLAQEGRCQICVTFPGECIYVPSGWWHSVINLTDSVALTENFVPEPIVPKVMNFFKNKPTQISGFHLKDFLQSVRTYLQEDRQNSDRIEKLRSFVENSADYKLDNEDCGVLDTKELHPPIYEFFVELISSSKYADKLEQFSNKMAALEQAVLQEKRANAAANVRESEAWNQLTKQASESFSFGFSFE, from the coding sequence ATGACTACCAGTCATCAGCAGGTCAAGAGACCAAGAAAGATTCCAAATTATAGAATACCGCCATTTACCAGTGCACCTACTCACCCATTAGGTGTGAAACCCAGCGGTAATGCGTTGATTGAATCTGCAAGTCAAAAAGACATCAAAAATACAAGCAAGAAACTATTAGGGAATTTATCTGTGCTACCTGAAGACCTTTTGATTGAGCTGATTTCGTACATCGATGATCCAAAAGATTTACAAAGCCTTGGATCATGCTCGAGAATCCTGTACGCCTACACttatgatgaagaattatGGAGAAAAATATACACTAAAGAATACTTAAGGCTCGAGAACGAGCTCGAGAACCCTGATCAAGAGCGCATCTCACCATTCGGTTGTTCTGAATGGAAAGGTTCCTGGAGGAAAACATTGCTCAAGTTAGATGAAGAAGCGCTAATACAGTGCAATAACTTGATATTCTCTGACACACTTTACAGGCCTTACCAATGTTCCAAAATAGACTATCAGGAGCTCTTCAAAAAAGTTATCGAGTTTGAGAAGTCCTCTTATGATTTGGGGACAACTTTAAACCCAGAGTTTGGGGTTCCAAGATTTCAAGAGGATGATTTCAGCATATCTACATTCCACCAAGAGTACATTCAAAAACCTTTCATTTTGCAGAATCAAAATGCCAAGAATGATGATGGCACACCGAGATGGCCCAGATGGACTTTGGATGACTTGTTAAAGAGGTTCCCTCATGAGCTATTCCGTCAAGAGGCGGTAAAATGGGACCTTTCTCTTTATGCTCGCTATTTCAAGGCAAACAGAGACGAGTCACCATTGTACTTATTTGATTGTAACAGTTCTGCAATCAAAGTCATTAGTAAAGAATACAAACCTCCTGCCATCTACCAGGATGACTACTTTAAGTTGTTCCAAGAAAATGGAGTCAAATGCAGACCGGACCATAGATGGCTTATCGCTGGTCCAGCAAGAAGCGGATCCACCTTCCATAAAGATCCTAACCACACATCCGCTTGGAATACCGGGTTGTGTGGCATGAAGCTTTGGGTAATGCTACCGCCAGGTGAGAATCCACCAGGTGTCATGACGGataaagaggaagaagaagtcacGTCTCCTGTGGGGATTGCAGAGTGGATAATTTCTGGTTACTATAACGATGCTGTCAGACTAGCACAAGAGGGGAGATGCCAAATCTGTGTGACTTTCCCTGGGGAATGTATCTATGTTCCATCTGGATGGTGGCACTCTGTCATCAATTTAACAGACTCGGTAGCATTGACTGAGAATTTTGTTCCGGAGCCCATTGTGCCTAAAGTgatgaacttcttcaagaacaagcCCACGCAGATATCAGGGTTCCATCTCAAGGATTTCCTCCAATCTGTGAGGACGTATTTGCAAGAAGATCGCCAGAACAGCGACAGAATTGAGAAACTAAGAAGctttgttgaaaacagCGCGGACTACAAGCTCGACAACGAAGATTGCGGTGTTCTTGATACAAAAGAGCTGCATCCGCCAATCTATGAATTTTTCGTGGAACTCATATCGAGTTCAAAGTACGCGGACAAGCTGGAGCAGTTTTCGAACAAGATGGCTGCTCTAGAACAAGCTGTTTTACAAGAAAAACGCGCCAATGCCGCTGCGAACGTGCGCGAGTCCGAAGCATGGAACCAATTGACGAAACAAGCATCGGAGTCCTTCTCATTTGGCTTTTCCTTCGAATGA
- the MRPL32 gene encoding mitochondrial 54S ribosomal protein bL32m, producing the protein MSIGAVTGSFGRVLLESATSILPRWSTSNGTSAPSMGAALQRKIMELLERRQNNGSDVDYFSNNGILLAVPKKKVSHQKKRQKLYAPGSKQLKMMHHLNKCPSCGHYKKAHTLCMHCVGQIRQIWKAHTNNKPAEPIQEQELSELDKRILYPGRKETAYTKKLKEKDSYLLKRMKPLPVEKSEKE; encoded by the coding sequence ATGTCTATTGGCGCTGTAACAGGGTCTTTTGGCCGAGTATTATTGGAATCAGCAACCTCGATACTTCCTCGTTGGTCCACTTCAAACGGGACTTCCGCTCCAAGCATGGGTGCTGCATTACAGCGCAAGATTATGGAACTACTGGAAAGACGTCAAAATAATGGCAGCGATGTAGACTATTTCTCTAATAATGGTATTTTGCTAGCAGTGcctaagaagaaggtatcacatcaaaagaagagacaaAAGTTGTATGCGCCAGGTAGCAAGcaattgaaaatgatgcaTCATTTGAACAAGTGTCCATCTTGTGGACATTATAAGAAGGCCCATACCTTGTGTATGCACTGTGTGGGGCAAATTCGTCAAATTTGGAAAGCTCATACCAACAACAAGCCAGCTGAACCCatccaagaacaagaattaTCAGAACTGGACAAACGTATATTGTATCCAGGAAGAAAGGAAACTGCATACACTAAGAAGCTCAAGGAAAAGGACAGCTATTTGCTAAAACGTATGAAGCCTCTTCCAGTGGAAAAGTCTGAGAAGGAATGA
- the CDC10 gene encoding septin CDC10: MATTTENSTTSNIAADGYDLINPSTYVGFDSITSQIEHRLLKRGFQFNIMVVGHSGLGKSTLINTLFASHLIDSSTGKDITQEPISKTTEIKVSSHSLLEDRVRLNVNVIDTPGFGDQINNDKVWEPIIKYIKEQHSQYLRKELTAQRERHIVDTRVHAVLYFIQPNSKGLTELDIAALKRLTEIANVIPVIAKADTLTLDERTSFRNILQEEFKKYNFRIYPYDLEDLTEEEVQLNKSIRSIIPFAVVGSEKEITVNGELVRGRKTRWGAINVEDIKQCEFVYLREFLIRTHLQDLIETTALIHYESFRSKQLIALKENANARTSAHMSQTSTTMLR; encoded by the coding sequence atggCTACTACTACTGAGAATAGCACTACGTCCAACATTGCAGCTGATGGCTATGATCTGATCAACCCATCTACTTATGTCGGTTTTGACTCCATTACGTCTCAGATCGAACATCGTTTGTTAAAGAGAGGTTTCCAGTTCAACATCATGGTTGTTGGTCATTCGGGGCTAGGTAAGAGTACTTTGATCAATACTTTATTTGCTTCGCACTTGATTGATTCATCTACTGGTAAAGATATTACCCAAGAGCCTATCAGTAAGACCACTGAAATTAAAGTTTCGTCTCATTCGTTATTAGAGGATCGCGTTCGTTTGAACGTGAATGTAATCGATACTCCAGGTTTCGGTGACCAAATAAATAACGATAAGGTGTGGGAGCCTATCATCAAGTACATTAAGGAACAGCACTCTCAATATTTGCGTAAGGAGTTGACTGCTCAACGTGAAAGACATATTGTGGACACCAGAGTTCATGCTGTTTTGTACTTTATTCAACCTAACAGCAAAGGTCTAACGGAACTTGACATTGCTGCTTTGAAGAGATTAACAGAAATTGCTAACGTTATCCCGGTGATTGCAAAGGCTGACACTTTAACCTTGGACGAGAGAACAAGCTTCAGAAACATCCTACAAGAGGAATTTAAGAAATACAACTTCAGAATCTATCCATACGACTTAGAAGACTTgactgaagaagaagtccAGCTGAATAAGAGCATAAGATCTATTATTCCATTTGCTGTTGTCGGTTCTGAAAAGGAAATTACCGTCAACGGTGAACTGGTAAGGGGCAGAAAAACCCGTTGGGGTGCCATCAACGTTGAAGACATTAAACAATGTGAATTTGTGTATCTAAGAGAATTCTTGATCAGAACACATTTACAGGATTTGATTGAAACTACAGCATTGATCCACTACGAAAGTTTCAGATCTAAACAATTGATTGCTTTGAAGGAGAACGCAAATGCTAGAACTTCCGCTCATATGTCTCAAACATCCACTACTATGCTGCGTTAA
- the DNM1 gene encoding dynamin-related GTPase DNM1, whose product MSSLEDLIPVVNKLQDVMYDAGIDNLDLPVLAVIGSQSSGKSSILETLVGRDFLPRGTGIVTRRPLVLQLNNIDPDSPLVHNHNNSSSTSLDGVNGGSESHEERELTLEDHLRKNTNYKPEVKNEWGEFLHIPGRRFYDFSEIRREIENETARIAGKEKGISRIPINLKIYSPHVLNLTLVDLPGITKVPIGEQPPDIEKQIENLILEYVAKPNCIILAISPANVDLVNSESLKLAREIDPHGKRTIGVITKLDLMDQGTNALDILSGKLYPLKLGFVGVVNRSQQDIQQNKSVEEALNSEEEFFAKHPVYRTISTRCGTRYLAKLLNQVLMNHIREKLPDIKARLNTLVGQTEQELARYGDNKIITQENRAGLVLQLMNKFATKFISSIDGTSSEISTKELCGGARIYYIYNTLFGKSLNFINPTSNLSMNDIRTAIRNSTGPRPSLFVPELAFDLLVKPQIKLLLDPSQRCVELVYEELMKICHNCGSPELARYPKLQSKLIEVVSELLRERLGPTRSYVESLIDIHKAYINTNHPNFPSATEAMAEIVEARKNRKLADKRQKQREAENQMLLESQQKAQQAARNPDVADDNDQDLKVDSDSTATSENDSDEDVDMKHSKDSFLNYFFGKDQKNNSSKSTTKQDYNNKDSFGLEGLQIQDFKGNDAGNEEANTDSDVGFTEREELECELIRRLIVSYFSIVREMIEDQVPKAVMCLLVNYSKESVQNRLVTKLYKEQLFDELLMEDQTLAQDREKCVKLLETYQKASSIIGDIL is encoded by the coding sequence ATGTCGAGTCTTGAAGATTTAATACCTGTTGTTAATAAACTTCAGGATGTTATGTACGATGCCGGAATTGATAACTTAGACCTACCTGTCCTAGCGGTGATAGGTTCCCAGTCATCTGGTAAGTCGTCTATATTGGAGACGCTAGTTGGTAGGGACTTTTTGCCACGTGGTACCGGTATCGTTACCAGAAGGCCATTGGTTCTTCAACTAAACAATATCGATCCGGACTCTCCATTGGTTCATAACCATAATAACTCGTCGTCAACATCTCTAGATGGGGTTAATGGTGGATCAGAATCTCATGAAGAAAGGGAATTAACATTGGAAGATCACTTGAGAAAGAATACTAATTACAAACCAGAAGTTAAGAACGAGTGGGGAGAATTCTTACATATTCCAGGTCGTCGCTTCTATGACTTCTCAGAGATTAGAAGGGAAATTGAAAACGAGACCGCCAGAATTGCAGGTAAAGAGAAGGGCATTAGCAGAATTCCTATTAACTTGAAGATTTATTCTCCTCatgttttgaatttaaCGTTAGTCGATTTGCCGGGAATTACTAAAGTTCCAATAGGTGAACAACCTCcagatattgaaaaacaGATTGAGAATCTGATCTTAGAATACGTTGCGAAACCCAACTGTATCATATTAGCTATTTCTCCAGCTAATGTGGACCTTGTTAACTCtgaatctttgaaactAGCAAGGGAGATTGATCCTCATGGTAAAAGGACTATTGGTGTTATTACTAAATTGGATTTGATGGATCAGGGAACAAATGCGTTAGACATTCTATCTGGTAAACTTTATCCTTTGAAACTAGGATTTGTAGGTGTTGTGAATAGGTCTCAGCAGGATATTCAGCAAAACAAGAGTGTCGAAGAAGCATTAAATTCGGAGGAGGAGTTCTTTGCCAAGCATCCAGTTTACAGAACAATTTCTACTAGATGTGGTACCAGATACTTGGCTAAACTGCTAAACCAAGTGCTTATGAACCACATTAGAGAAAAACTTCCAGATATTAAAGCTAGGTTAAATACTCTAGTGGGGCAAACTGAACAAGAGCTAGCTAGGTATGGGGATAACAAAATAATCACTCAAGAAAACAGAGCTGGTCTTGTCTTGCAACTAATGAACAAATTTGCAACGAAATTTATTTCCTCAATTGACGGTACTTCATCAGAGATAAGCACCAAAGAGCTTTGTGGTGGTGCTAGAATATACTATATTTATAACACTCTCTTTGGAAAGTCTTTGAACTTTATTAATCCAACTTCTAACTTGTCCATGAACGACATTAGAACGGCAATCAGAAATTCTACTGGTCCTAGACCATCATTGTTTGTTCCAGAATTAGCATTTGACTTGCTAGTTAAACCTCAAATCAAACTGTTATTGGATCCTTCCCAACGTTGTGTGGAATTGGTTTAtgaagaattgatgaagatcTGTCATAATTGTGGATCACCAGAATTAGCAAGGTACCCAAAGCTACAAAGTAAATTGATTGAAGTGGTAAGTGAGTTGCTAAGAGAACGTTTAGGCCCTACCCGCTCGTACGTTGAAAGTTTAATTGATATTCATAAGGCATACATTAACACCAACCATCCAAACTTCCCTAGCGCAACGGAAGCAATGGCTGAAATAGTTGAAGCAAGGAAGAATAGAAAATTGGCAGATAAAAGACAGAAGCAGAGAGAGGCAGAGAACCAAATGCTGTTAGAATCTCAACAGAAGGCGCAACAGGCTGCTAGAAATCCAGATGTTGCGGATGATAACGATCAAGATTTGAAAGTTGACTCTGATTCTACTGCTACCAGTGAAAATGATTCCGATGAAGATGTCGATATGAAACATTCAAAAGACTCgtttttgaattatttCTTCGGTAAAGatcaaaaaaacaactcATCTAAATCGACTACAAAACAGGACTATAATAATAAGGATTCATTTGGATTGGAGGGTCTCCAAATTCAAGACTTCAAAGGCAATGATGCAGGAAATGAAGAAGCCAATACTGATTCAGATGTCGGATTTACTGAACgtgaagaattggaatgtGAATTAATTAGAAGGTTGATTGTCTCTTATTTCTCTATTGTTAGGGAAATGATTGAAGATCAAGTTCCTAAGGCCGTCATGTGCTTATTGGTTAACTATTCCAAAGAGTCGGTTCAAAACAGGCTAGTTACTAAACTTTACAAGGAACAACTGTTCGATGAATTATTGATGGAAGACCAAACATTAGCTCAAGATCGTGAAAAATGTGTTAAACTCTTGGAAACGTATCAAAAGGCATCTAGCATTATTGGTgatattctttaa